A portion of the Engraulis encrasicolus isolate BLACKSEA-1 unplaced genomic scaffold, IST_EnEncr_1.0 scaffold_34_np1212, whole genome shotgun sequence genome contains these proteins:
- the LOC134443660 gene encoding complement C1q-like protein 2, giving the protein MRAAISLLVLLLSRCGVPTESQGTDASTQDVSAELKELRDMMAELKTQVDNLRRENAAQEAELTAIRAAPKVAFSAALRDWGFSHKKAETDDLDVVFNKVITNVGEAYSSETGFFTAPVRGVYYVRFTAMDKLDTYVKRERFMSIRMHKNGELLMQLWEKDNQEFYVYLSSGLTLQLEKGDTVNMVIPKSLRISDSNEYQSTFSGFLLFPLGP; this is encoded by the coding sequence ATGAGGGCTGCTatctcactgctggtgctgctgctctccaggTGTGGAGTCCCGACAGAGAGCCAAGGCActgacgcctctacccaggacgtctctgctgagctgaaggaactccgaGACATGATGGCGGAGCTGAAGACGCAGGTGGACAATCTGAGGAGGGAAAACGCAGCTCAAGAGGCAGAGCTGACGGCCATCAgagcagcacccaaggtggccttctcagcggCTCTGAGGGACTGGGGATTTAGCCACAAGAAGGCCGAGACTGATGACCTGGACGTGGTGTTCAACAAAGTCATCACCAACGTAGGAGAGGCCTACAGCAGTGAgactggcttcttcacagctccagtcaggggggtctactacgTCAGGTTCACTGCGATGGATAAACTGGACACGTATGTCAAACGTGAGCGTTTCATGTCCATCCGGATGCATAAGAATGGGGAGCTCCTAATGCAGCTGTGGGAGAAGGACAATCAGGAGTTTTACGTCTACctgtccagtggcctgactctgcagctggagaagggagacacAGTCAACATGGTGATACCAAAAAGCCTTAGGATCTCGGACAGTAACGAGTACCaaagcaccttcagtggcttcctgctcttccctctcggGCCTTAG